Part of the Anopheles coluzzii chromosome 3, AcolN3, whole genome shotgun sequence genome is shown below.
ATCCTTTAATTGATTAAGATTCCATATCAGTCATGGAACAGATCCTGATTCCGGGCCCTGATGCTGCTTCCTTTTATATTTCGAGACCTGAATAGTACCTGAATCTGACTCACTAATGGAACCATCCAGTCcagttttcctatttttatttcttgttggATTGAGGGGTTCCGCGGTACTATCGTCAACTCGGTCgtcttaacaacatgctcatCCGTGGGACCCATCCATGGAACATGGACCATCGCCCTAAGCAAGGAATGGCTATCTGGCTAAATGGTAATAAGTATCAAAAGCCTGTATAAGCCGGCATGACCCGTTACTCCTTAAAGAAGGTTATTTGTTTCagttacttttttgtgtgaatgttcTCGCTACGTTTTCATGCATCCGGATTTACAGTGGCGGCCACCTAAAGTATGCCACCTATATTTTGACGTTGAGGCTTGCTGGACAGTTCTTTGGGCCACTTTTTGAAAAACTTAACTTACACGTCGTTGAAGACATTCTTTATGCTTAGACCAAAAATTAAGCCCATATATAGCAAAATCTCGAAAGACCACGGAAAAACGTTCAATTATTAAATACTGCCTGTAACATGTATCATTCTTCTCCATACCTCTCAAATCACTAATAACTAAGTCGGCGTTGCGTTTTCTATAGTCGATGTGCTTGCCATTGTATGGATGTAAactaagcaaaaaaacatccaagaTACCGCTGGAAAGTAACGCTGATCAGCCTTTACTAGAATTTTATAATAGAGATTTGGTGTTACCCCGGTGGCTCTAACCAATGGCAACTAGATTGCAACTAAAATTTTGCCATACGCAATCCACCACAAGGTGAAGCCTGGAAGGATTGCTTTGATATGATGGTATGATCTACATATtgctatttttcatttcaatggctggtattattgaatccgttcgtagcggcggcgtacgtcccgacactcattttcttaacgtactagatggttgctacagtaaTTCAacgcggcgttgtaggactgggctcaagaaatgtgttgccatccctagaatttcatgtgagcgccgtacgttcccgcaacgaacggattcaataataccagccaatattggaatttttatgtttgtaagTTTTTCTACTTTATTACACGTATTAACaacatataaaataaatagtaaaacaCGATACAGAATACACTTTAAAATGATACCAGTACggtggccgcgcaccagccgcaccgagcgcccctgccgagagctcctgctcgttCGGCTCGCAAACACTCTCTAACtgtgcgctcggcacacactaagccttgcgctgcttagtgtgtgcgacagtgtgcgtgacacacactgttcctaacgtactagatggttgctacagttattcaccgcggcgttgcAGGACCGGgttcaagaaatgtgttgccatccctagaatttcatgtgagcgccgtacgttcccgctacgaacggattcaatcagccataccggcgaactcgttcgttcctgggaacgttcgccgcgacgctcattttcactcatttcatagccctctagatcaaaatttagaaaaccgtatagattttgtactgggaaacctagtggtacaaccctgtccactcatgagcgacgaatgtttctcgtcgaacgagttcgccggtacggctgaataatcagccgtaccggcgaactcgttcgacgagaaacattcgtcgctcatgagtggacagggatgtaccactaggttggccggtacaaaatcaaaacggttttctaatttttgatctagggggctatgaaatgagtgaaaatgagcgtcgcggcgaacgttgctaggaacgaacgagttcgccggtacggctgaataccagccactgtcgtccccctcgACGTTGActggtggcagcgcaactacctcggcaagtccaggggtcggcacggctgcccacaacaggAATCATGCACAGCTAATCCAGTAGTACAGTCCGAACTCATTGGTTGATcttcgattccctgccaactattgaatacGTGCTTGGCACGTTTTTGCATATAAAAAATTCTTTAATTTATCTCGGCAagccatgagatttttgtgacTTTTTCAAAAACCGGGTTTTTCTAGGCATTTTGTTGGCAAATTTTACAGTCATTTTGATGTGAGCTACAAACAATGTAGGTACTGGAGAAATTAGACTGCCTGGCTGCTATAGGGTACGGCTCCGACTGCttcacaaattattatttttctctcaagttatttgattatttacaGTAAAAGTAGTGATATTTGATACAAGAAATGTCTTTtttatgtgtcgacatacgcTTTGTAGTGTTTTGATCAGGTTTTAAATGATTATTCAGCaaaatcaaaagtgtgttattgttccaCGTTTCGGCAAGAGCCCACAGCATTGATCTGTCAAAGATCAACATTCAccgtgtacctattttcgggaGTATTTAAAGTGAATTATTACTAGTTTTTCGTGAAATTCCTAGCGGGCTAGAATGAACTCTGCAACCATAGAATTTTtcagaaaaaacacactttcatTGTTTTAGTGCTCTGGCTCTCTTAATAATGAAACCTGTCGAActattggctgacagcaaatctGCCGAAACATGTTGAACTCTGCACatgttgtttgatattttgaaaaatatgcaaggaAATAATGTGATACTTCGTATATGAATGACAAATGAGAATAtctctattaaaaaaatatgtgtagAGACTATTTTCAACGCGTTTTTGCGTAATTACACGTTTTTAGTTATCCTGCCGAAAACAGGTACAATGCCgaatactggtacagttaccctagcTAAAAtgcgttcaactattgaattctgactacttacttacttatccggcgctacaaccgcttggTCTTCCTCAAGAGTATCCAAAACCGTTCACGGTCTCGTaccttcgtctgccaatccgttatcccggcctaaATGGCGTATTGTAAACGAAGTAACCCTGTGGAAATAAAGTAGTCGTGGAGCGATCGGTTCATTGTAGTTTTTAGTTAGTCGCAAATCATCTGTTGAAGAAAACGGTCATataaaaacatgttaaatAAAACTTCTACTGTGCGCACAGTAGCACTTCACCCAAAACTACTTGATAGGCTGCACGACAGtaaggtcgccgtacatctcgtatagctggTCGTTATAACGGTTCGTCCAtatgtccttccacacatccGGGGACAGAAATCCTTCTGAGCACCTTCCTCTCGAATGCTCttagaggcgtatgtgagtaccggtataTAAGTGCGATATAGttccagcttcgtccgtcacGACAGGTTCTTCGAGGTGAACTGCTGtctcaggctgtagaatgaccggttctACAttctattgtcgttgctgtttTTTAGCCTGAGATTTTGGATTTGCTATTGGTAGGGTCTAATGTTActaccatcagtttggtcctTGACTAGTTTGTCTGCAATCcaaggttctctgccgcctgcctGGTcgcttggtaggcttctgctacataggagagccgaaGACCAATGATATCTATATCATTAGCGTATGCCTgaatctgggttgacttatagaagatgatTCCCgaagtctccaccctcgagatCCGGATGGGACCAGTATTCGTTTAACAAATTCAACAAATGTatcatgttgttgttgttggaatagtttagagaggctttggctccaacggagttctttcgcctctgaATGTATCATGCATGTATTCCACATTATGCAAATGGATTGGTAGGAAATCAAAGAAACGCCCAAAGTAAGTAGATATTGTACCTTTTATTAATCGATATTCTATTCTCACGTTTGCAAAACCATAATTTGTAATTATAATTACTGATAGCACAACACGCCGGCACctgaaaatatgaaaaaaataataatttgacAATTTTCACATTCTTAGTTTCTATCGTAGGAAGAGATGTAGTGTAAAGTATAAGCTTCAAAGGAATGTTTCATTACccttgttaaaaaaaaaatctattcaGCTTGATGCGACAGGCAATTCGGACCAAAGAACAAAACTTCgttttgaaagcaaaaatctTCGGAAGGCTTAACGGAGTGAAACAACCAATGCGAACATCTTTTCCTCGCATCAACAACCTGGACTTTACCAAAGCGAAAGAAATTTCATATAATCTGTGGTACATCGTTTATTTCGATATCGCCATTTATGCCACGCCATGCAAGTTACAAGCGGACACTAGGGTTCAGCATCCTTTCACTATTGCAGAGTGATGTTACATGTTTAGCTCTCGGAATTATTGCAGATACACTCATGATGCGTGCGTGCTACGCagttcttttaattttttgttttcttttttatgtttgtgaATTTGCAGTTTAAATGGCGTGGTGGAGGAATGCTCGTGAAACGCTTTCTAATGCCATTTTGTTAagccttccctttttttgacAGTAGGGCACAGCACGCGCAGATATTGAATTGGTAGTTTAACTCTTTTGATGATGTTGACGTTCACATGTTGATTTCTAATAACACATACGGTTCACTACTCGTTGTTACATACATTTTCATCGTAATTAGCTTTAGCAACAGTTAGTATTTCCATTCTTCTCAAGTCGATCATCAACATAATAAAAAACGCTTTCAGTTTCGCAAAACTGCATGCAtcgccttttttgtttctctttctctcttttgtttttgttcattgaCTCTTAAGCAACTATACCTTTTGACTTTGACCGATTCAAGGTTATCACCAGAAAGGCCTGGTCGAACCGTGTTGTCCAGGGGCAGGCGTTGTACAAAAGTATTGACAGTTTATTTGCATTAGCCATCCCGTTGGTTAAAGGGACGACTGACTGCTTACAGCATTCATGCATACCGAAACGTACGTACATCAGCGACTCGATCTTGGGCAAACCGAGACAGGTCCACCCTTGCTTAGCAAAGTAGCAGATAGATGAACTAAAGGAATTAAAGGTTTCTTCTCACAGGAAAATAATCTCTGGCGCGTTAGCAGAGCCGTACCAATTCGATGTGAACaacatttctttcattcttgcTTAACGCTTCCCCTCAGGCCAGAGAAGCAGACGATCGAGGAGCAGATTTAGAATCGGGATTGGAACATTTCGCACGTTTTAGTTTTCTTAGTATTTTTTGGCTGGTTTTTGTTATTGATTATTCATCATTCACAATAAGAGATAATGTATAATAGAGTAATGCTTACGCCTCCGAACAACTACGATCGAACGCATTTATCCACGATGTCGATGTGCCTATTCACGTCTTCTGCGCTAGTCCTTCGCAAGAAGATGATACCGACTCTGTTTCATTGCGATTCCTTTGATATCCCAAATGCGCATATagatcttttgtttttcaactgTCGGGAAGTTGGATGAAGGAAGGTGAAACACATTTAGAATCGTTTGAGGAGCGCAAACGAATTAAAGTTATTGTAGATTTCACATCACGCATCTGCTTTACACTCAGCACGGAAGCTGTTGCTCACTTTCCGGCCGCTGTACGTTCGGCGTTTTACTGATGATGGTTCGAAGCACAATTTAACAAATAAAGATTACAAAAAGCCCTACTTGGAATAATGATTGATAAATGATAGGGTAGATGATGATATCTATTGGCCTTCCGCCCGCATCATCCATTTTCACTTCAGAACGCAACCGAAGCGCTTTTCTTTCCGCTCAGACTATGGTTGTATGCTTTCTGACCATGCTTCCTCCTCCTTCCTGACCTGGCTGCAACCTGTTTACTGCTCCTCGTCACCAAGTTCCTGCTTGATTTTGGAAAAGTCAAAGTCCTCCCCGGTGCCGCGCTTGAAAATGTCCAGCACGTCCAGACAGGTCGTCTCGAAGTGCGTAGTTGCATCGTACGACTGCGAGATGAACACCTGTGACTGCAGACCGTCATCGGTCGGTTCGTAGTAGTCCGTGATGGACAAGAACTTTTGTGCGATCGGGCCGAGCAGATCGAGACCGGGCTTAATCTCCGCCTCGGGATTGCCGGTTTCCACCGTGGTGGACACCATGGCAATGAACCAACCCTTGGCCGAAACCTGATGTGTCGAGCTGATGAGTGATACGTAAATATCCGATTTGCGGTCGACCTGCATCTGTGGAATGATGATCTGAGTCGAAAGGGCATCCTTCGTGTTCGGGATCGGGTGATCCAGCAAACAAATGCAGCGAATAACCTTTCCCGTGATGCGTACCTGTTGTTGGGATGGCAAGCGGAAGgaaatgtgtgagtgtgaaatTAAACCcccagcaacaccaccaccatcgttcGGCCAAACTTTCTTACCTTGTTCGGTACATAGGTGGGATCGCAGTAGACCTGTTTGCATTTGGCCACCTCTTCACCAGAACGTACGCCGACCACCTTGCCGCTAGCGTCGTACACGATCTCGTCGATCGGCTTGTCCAGCATGTACGTACCGCCGTATATGGCCGACAGCCGGGCAAAGCCCTGGGGCAGCTCACCCAAACCGTACATCGGATACAGATACGGCGACTTGCCGTAACGAGCCAGCGAGTCCGAATACAGCTTGATGCGATTGATCGTTTTGATAGCCGGCTCGGTCAGATACGAATCGTCGCGATACAGGGCCAGGGCGTGACCGGTGAAATCTTGGGTGCTCTTCTCCAGTCCGAACTTTTCGTACAAGGCTTGCATGTCCTTGGTGGATGGATCAAAGTCCTTCCACGTTTTCGGATCGTCAGCGACAAAGTCCTGCACGTAGATCAGGAAGTTGCGGAAGCGGCGTTTTTCAAACAGCCCTGTAAAGAGTCAATTGCAAATTACTGTTAAGTCGGTTTTCCATAACATTTAATGAAAACTAGGTATCGTTAATAGCAAAAGGAACATCTTTTTCGCCTTACGACCCAGTTTGTGTATTACTGTTAGACCTCCAGGCTCACATGTAGTTAATCTTACAAAAGATGACAAAAACATAGGTTGAAACAGTGTTCAATCAAATCATGCATTGATTGCAGCTCCTTCACGTAGGAGCGAATGCAGCAAAGTCATGGATAAGAAGCCGCCAGTAGTAGTGATAATTTACTAAAAATTTACCGTTTTAATAATGACGAATTTCATCTATGGTTCATGTGTCTCATGTTCAATATCTAAAGATAAGTATCGTACGTTTGAAAACCCTGACGAGTCATAACACACTTCATCCGCGTGTGGACGTTCAAATGAGTAATTTATACTGCACGTTTTCGCAAGCAAGGCTTCATTTCAAGCTTcggtagatttttttaaaactattttatgCAATGATTTTGATTCGTCGCGGTCAATATGCGAGAAGATAAGTTTTCTCCATATCTACAAAACGATGGCAATGCATGCATATTTCGCCTAAGCAAGATATGCCCTATGCcctcaacatcatcatcatcgtcaccacataaatacacacatacaatcatatcgataaagaaagaaagaaagagatagagcgtgtatgtgtgaacgAGAGCGCAAATATGCTTCCCGGGTGGGTTCTAGCAGGAAAAATTCGAGCCCATCTAGCAACGTGTCATTTTCCGTCAATTCGTTTTGGTTCGCTTTTCGTACTCTTCGACCTACGTTTCCGCAACCCCTGGCCCCACAACACATTACGTGTTTTCATGTGTTTTCTTTCGCGCATTGCTCTTCTTTCCTTCGCCGACTGGCTGGTGGAGTGTTGCGACTGGTGCGCCCCATTACTGTGCAATTGGAAAATGGACAATATAATTCAGAAAGAGCTAACCAAGCAGGCTAGAGAGAGCTTTACTTAAAGAGATAGCGatggagcgagagaaagaaacaaagaaagagagagacaacGCGAAAGCGAGATAAGACCACCCCTACACGACGGAATGGGACGGAAGGCTACGTGCAATCAACATGAGcgagtgcgtgcgtgtatggGAGTACGCCGCAGCCACGAACGTACGAATGAACCGAGCGAAGAGAGATTTTGGATgcaggaaaaagaaaaagaaccaACGGTTGGAAAGTGCCGAAATTTTTGCTGGAGCCCCCGTATTTGGACGAACAAAGGGGGCTCAGCTTCTCGAACTTTTCGCAACGCATCTCAAAATATTACGTACCCATCAGATCGGATGCCAGCGCCTCCTTTTGGTCGACCGGAACTTTGGAGATTTTGCCACCTTTGTAGACGTAGCTTCCCTCCACCGACTTGAACTCCAAGTAACGGGTCACACCCGTGTGTATCAGGAGCTTCACCAGCAGCCCGTTGGCCATCAGGAATTTCGGAATCAGGTCGACGTTCCAGTCCCGACCGCGGCCATACTTTCCTTCCGGCAGATCCACGGCGAACCGCGAGAACAGATCCTCGAGGGGCGTAATCGAGGCCGATTCGCCACCGTAATACTTATTGCGGTCGATGTGCAACACTTTCTTGCCCGAAACCGACAGCATTCCGCTGAGGATGCACTCCTTCAGGCCGGTTCCAAGCACGATCGCGTCGTATTCCTCATCCATGATGACGGTGCGTTACACGATGGCCTTTTGCTGGACTAGTAATTTAACTGCTCGCACGGGAAGGGAGTCTACTGCACAGCGCGCACACGATATCGACGCAATGACGGGGAGGTGTCGATGAGTTTTCGAGAGTTGCTGGAAATTTCTCAACCACCGATCGGTTTTCGCTACAATTGCACGCTGCTAACCACACCACAGCACGTGTAAGCCTGCCGACTTGAACCTGCACCAAACCGCACAATATTTCCTACAATGCACACTGCCCAATTCGGTGAGAAACTCGGCTGTCCACCGCACAGGAAAATAGAGGCTGCAAAAATCGACCACTACGCTACTGTAGAAAAAACATGAGAtgaaaaaatgatgatgatgaagtcACGAACAAACGAGCCGGCACGGATTATCCGGTTTCTTGTTTTGACATTGCACTGTGTGCGCCCATCTGGACatgtatttttaattgaatgaaTCGTTTTTGCACAGAACCGAACAACGATCAAATGCTATAATTTACGCCATTGTCGTTCAACTTGTAAGTCTTTTTTACTAAATTGCGcagaaaataaattacaatatGTTTTAATGTGACTATTTGTTGAAGCTGAGATCAAGTTGCTTATAGGTTCCTACCacagagcgtttctacatacaccgagtttgcagctgagagatggctgtgagggtattgacaaccggtttctcacgctggtgtgtgtagaagctctgaaaagcgccgagatgagacttttaaagtgatgttgaaaaaatccattttaatcgttaaaatgaagccaaaaaagtttcttttactttttaataatatatctacaattattagacggcaaaaatgcaaactataattgatcgttcgccataaactgccaattcattttttctcagctctatcgttctttgcatgccgaggagaattctctcgCCGAAAAagctgtcagtcgctgtcaaagcatgttGTCAGTTATTTTCTTAGCTGCTTTCTcgcaaggataatgtatttagaaggttgatttttatcgcttttgctgggcgacattgtgggggacatctgtcactctctgcatacaaatttcattaccccgcaccagccctccccgatttttataccagaGCCCCCGGaggagaaatgtcaagtcgagaaatgtcattttgctctgaacaacttcaccttgtcatttataacaccttgctttctcggtgtatgtagaaacttTTGACAGGAACTgtaatcttttgacaggaagtttacgctctcccatacaaatcaagcgtaaactttttgagtttacgcttcgtgtgacgccCGTATCAAACTGATTTgaggctgtttaacgaaaaatcgttcccaTATCGTACTTTGTACCTGATAAAGAGATAAGAGGTATTTTACGGAACTATGGCGCTTTTTAACAAGCATTCGGTACTCTTTGGTATTAGACCGCtgcctaaacggaatatagaaagacttcgtttagcagacggcaaacgactcatgcattctaaaaatagcaaaaaagctggtggcgctctctgttggtgggataccccaaccagttgagcttcatcgcttggaggagagctttctcatttcctctgtactgtagTATgatttcgcattgaagttatgcatcgctagaactagaacggcgataagattgtttaaatactgaACTCGattgttgatacccacgtatctgaccacacgaccatttatatagatttttgctctgaaagttagaaggctatataggtcatgaagatgaaacttgtcgaaacacattgcaagaaaaggatagcaatataatgatgagttgtaatacgccatctattgatcaaaccaatgaagctgtggagctttcatttttttatatggatattcaattttccagtcgtttaagcttaatatgtggcgcttgggatgtgtatggttcatgatggaacttgaaggcttgttaagaaagcgTACGGagcttggtggaactttatagctttttaatgcatgacatcgatACAAGGTGGTTCTTGTCAAATTGTCAAAGTCTGACGCCGgcaatcatctcattgctgctgcacaagttagattagTTCTTTGAAGAAGGGATTTTGAGGGAAGTAATTGtgattgtacagtaaattgtgataCGTTTCCTGtaatttataaatattaacgatttaaaaataaacacatgtacacaaacaaaacaaatcctgttttttatttcatcaatGATGCTTGCTCTGAAAATAATacgcaaagaaaaataatacccGGCAccgtggcataaggaagctgcttaggcgctatttagaaggaccacctggaactttgatgctgtctatctactg
Proteins encoded:
- the LOC120955576 gene encoding rab GDP dissociation inhibitor alpha — encoded protein: MDEEYDAIVLGTGLKECILSGMLSVSGKKVLHIDRNKYYGGESASITPLEDLFSRFAVDLPEGKYGRGRDWNVDLIPKFLMANGLLVKLLIHTGVTRYLEFKSVEGSYVYKGGKISKVPVDQKEALASDLMGLFEKRRFRNFLIYVQDFVADDPKTWKDFDPSTKDMQALYEKFGLEKSTQDFTGHALALYRDDSYLTEPAIKTINRIKLYSDSLARYGKSPYLYPMYGLGELPQGFARLSAIYGGTYMLDKPIDEIVYDASGKVVGVRSGEEVAKCKQVYCDPTYVPNKVRITGKVIRCICLLDHPIPNTKDALSTQIIIPQMQVDRKSDIYVSLISSTHQVSAKGWFIAMVSTTVETGNPEAEIKPGLDLLGPIAQKFLSITDYYEPTDDGLQSQVFISQSYDATTHFETTCLDVLDIFKRGTGEDFDFSKIKQELGDEEQ